TGAATAATCAAAATCTTATTTCTACAGcccatatttttttaaagaaatgaaatcacatAAAAAGTCTGAACTGtaatcatttttctttattttttaatgaagaaaTAACTCTTCACAGGTTAATTGTTAATCATAGGCAGTCAAACATTGACAAAAAGCACTCACCAGTTTACGGGTTCTGTCCAAAACCAGATCAATGATCTCCTTGCCGATGGTGTAGTGTCCACGGGCATAGTTGTTGGCAGCATCCTCCTTTCCTGTAATCAGCTGCTCAGGGTGGAACAGCTGCCGGTAAGTTCCTGTACGCACCTCATCTGTAAAAGTACCAAATAAATGCAAGATTAAGAACTGTTCCTATATGAAGAAtgctccaaatgtttttattggttCAGATATTGTAATTAAACATAGGAAAGTTCTTAAGTTATAGGATACATTTGATTTACTCAGTGAgaacaacaaaaatagaaacaacaaTGGAAAATAATGTGTAAGGAATGGAAAATTGTCTGACTACTGACCAATCACAGTGGGTTCCAGGTCAACAAAAATGGCCCTAGGAACATGTTTTCCTGCCCCTGTCTCACTAAAGAAGGTGTTGAAGGAGTCATCTCCTCCTCCAATAGTCTTGTCAGAGGGCATCTGTCCGTCTGGCTGGATCCCATGTTCCAGGCAGTACAACTCCCAGCATGCATTGCCCATCTGGGCTCCAGCTTGGCCAACATGCATAGAAATACACTCACGCTGGAAAGAATAGGGGGGAGAGTTTGGTCAACAAATGCCACAAACTAACAGAAACTGTAATCAGATATACAAATGCaaattttactgtatttgttaaGGAAGTACTGTCGTTCTCCAGTTGTGATCTGTACTGAATAGTGCATCCACAACTGGGAtcttttacagtacagtaagtacaCAAGCGTATTTCAGCTCTCAAGGATGTTCAGATGAGTAGATACCATGTACTTTCTTTCAACTTCATGTTTAATCCTAATCTTTTGTATGATGTCTTCacagagcaaagagaaaaaaaggcttAGTTGGCAAAGaaagacaataagaaaaagaagaagcttttTTCTGCAGCTCAAGGTGCTAAATAAGAGCAAGCTGGggtttaaattaaaacagtgaCTAGGTTGTCCAGAGTCTGCACTATGTGTTACTGCAGCAGAATTCAGCATACGACAGAAGTAAATGTACCATAGCTGCAGATGATATGCAGTTTTCGGAGCCACTCTTCCTAACAGTTATATAGGATATCAAAAAATAGAACAAACAATGTAATGCAGTATGTGGCAGACAGGAAGGCCATTCCTCACAAAGATGGGAAAACCTTGGCCCACTTCTCCATCCTGTATCTCCTCCCTTTCCTCATTCCCTCcccttctgtgtctctctcctcccccaTCCTGTCCAGCTGCACAGAGCCGTGTAACAGACAGGgatgtctccctctctctctctctctctctctctctccctctctctctctttctctccacatCTCCCTCAAACCAAAAAGACCTAACAGCTGCAAAATGGCTGCCACCTAACTCATACTGCCTGGGCCAGACCACTCCtcttttttctgctctttttatcCATCCCCCCACTGCCACAATTACCCTGATCACTGCTTCTTACCCAAGAGATCAAATTCCTCAACAAACACATGTATTAGAGTCAATGTACTTTTTTCACTTGAACACATATCTTTCCTGATTTATGTGATATATCAAACAAGTATGACAAAGCAGTCTAACTCATAGAGTGTCTGTCATATGACTGAATCCACACAGGACATGGCTTAAAAAGTTTCTTTCCCTAAACTCACTTAAGAATTACCATCACCTAATGCAGTAAAGCTGCCTTTGTATCTTTTGTGAAGAGGCCTAGCTGTGCAGTCCATTtaagaaaacagagacaaagggaGGGTTAAGGAAAAAGAGAGTGGAAATTTCAAGGCTACGTCACCAGCCAAGCAGTTACTCACCATTTTGTCTGCTTGTCCTTCGACTGACGTTGAGGATTCAGACACAAGGCAGAAgtgcagagaggagggagatcCAGGGTTTATATAGGCAAGGATGTGGAGGGGGCAGGCAGGAAACCACAGCAAGCTGCTGCATAGCTCATTGGCGGGAGGGAacagcagttttaaaaaaaaaaagagggaagtcCCTAATACTTTTTGTAATGTTATCCTCCCATACATTCATGTGGTTTGTCTTTAATATGGAGATTAGATACTCGTGTTTGCataagagagagagtgagactgACCAGTTGCAGAGAGGCATTCAGAGTTAGTTTATTCACATGCAAAGCTTAAAAAGAGTTGTTATGTATGGGAATTTACCATTGCTCAGCATACAGACATTTAACAAAGACTGTGCAGACACAATCTGCACAGATACACAGTCCAACCTGAGACTGTTTTAACTCATGAGCTGaataatcaaacacaaaaatctaTGGAGTTCTTCACTGTTGatcaaaaaatgcaaaaaacaacTAATAGTCAGTAGTAGGAATAACAACAATTGATGTGTTTAGATATCCAAAATGACAGGGCACTATGCAAGGTTCAATCAGTTAACTCATAGTACACAGGGAGGCATCACATAAGCAACCAATTTATCATTGAAATGTTGGCGACTCTAAAACAAACCTTTTAGTAAATGCCAAAAACATGGTTTGAGTTTTTCTTTGGTACAGCTTTTTACCAGCCCTCTTTGGATCACAGGGCTGTGATTCACACACAACTAGGATCCCATTGTTGCTGCAGGCCACTGTCTGAGAATGAGCTGCACAAACAACACTCGTCAGTGTCTCAGTCAGTTATTTTCGCTCTCGCAGAGTCACAGCTGAATGGTATATAAAAACTGACACAGGAGCCCTTTCATAACTTACATTCCACATGGGAGAGGACGGTGGGGGGAGGTgcacaaaagagagagagtttggTTGGAGTTCCTCAGTGTGATACTGCAGTGTTGCTTTGAGTGCAACACTGGTATTATATGGTACCATAGCAGATGATTCTTACACGTGGAGCTAATAGTAAAATGTTGTGCAAAGATTATGCATTGTTAATGTGTGTCACCCTCATTTGAATTGGAAAATAATTTGCATAATGTTATTCTCTGAACCAAACTGTTTAGTTGATTTActcatattttaatacatttgactTTACTACAGACTCCTAAATGTTCCATTTTATAACTAGAGATAAAAATGTATCTATGTCTTATACGCAGGTCTCAGTAAAGTCAGTATTCTTCTCCATCATCTTCTCCCATGTTGTCAGTGCCCACCTCTTCATAATCCTTCTCCAGGGCAGCCATGTCTTCTCTGGCCTCAGAGAACTCTCCCTCTTCCATGCCCTCTCCAACATACCAGTGGACAAAGGCTCTCTTGGCATACATCAGGTCAAACTTGTGGTCCAGACGGGCCCACGCCTCAGCGATGGCTGTGGTGTTGCTCAGCATGCACACAGCTCTTTGCACTTTGGCCAGGTCTCCTCCAGGAACCACAGTTGGAGGCTGGTAGTTGATGCCCACTTTGAAACCTGTGGGACACCAGTCTACAAACTGGATGGTACGTTTGGTTTTGATGGCTGCGATGGCAGAGTTGACATCTTTGGGCACCACGTCACCACGGTACAGCAGACAGCAGGCCATGTATTTACCATGACGAGGATCACACTTCACCATCTGATTGGCTGGCTCAAAGCAGGTGTTGGTGATGTCAGCAACAGACAGCTGCTCGTGGTAGGCTTTCTCAGCAGAGATGACCGGGGCATAGGTGGCCAGAGGGAAGTGAATACGAGGGTAGGGCACCAGGTTGGTCTGAAACTCTGTCAGATCAACATTCAGGGCTCCATCAAAGCGAAGTGAGGCTGTGATAGATGACACAATCTGGCCAATGAGCCTGTTCAGGTTGGTGTAGGTCGGCCTCTCTATATCGAGGTTCCTGCGGCAGATGTCGTAGATGGCTTCGTTGTCCACCATGAAGGCACAGTCAGAATGCTCCAGGGTGGTGTGGGTGGTGAGGATGGAGTTGTAAGGCTCCACCACTGCTGTAGAAACCTGAGGTGCAGGGTAGATGGCAAACTCCAGCTTAGACTTTTTACCATAATCAACAGAGAGTCTCTCCATCAGCAGGGAGGTGAAACCAGAACCGGTGCCTCCACCGAAGGAGTGGAAGATTAGGAATCCCTGCAGACCCGTGCACTGATCAGCCTGTAAATGTAATGGTTTATGAATGCTTAACTCAATTAATAATTAGTTTGAGCAGAAAAGAGTGTATTCTTCTATAAACATGCACTAAGTGCTCTCAGGTACTCTCACCAGTTTACGGGTTCTGTCCAAAACCAGATCAATGATCTCCTTGCCGATGGTGTAGTGTCCACGGGCGTAGTTGTTGGCAGCATCCTCCTTTCCTGTAATCAGCTGCTCAGGGTGGAACAGCTGCCGGTAAGTTCCCGTACGCACCTCAtctggacaaaacaaaaaacaaagagtgaaatAATTCACTTAAATACTAATTCTAAAGTTTATTTACTTACATGTTTATGCAAAGCGTTACTGTTCTGATGTGGTAATAGCATTATCTGTTGTTAATCTGtcatataataaaaatgacaataataccactctcatttttcatttcctgctgAAACTCAACtgtaattattgtaaaaaaaaacacaaatataaagtatGTATTCGGCACTGACCGATGACAGTAGGTTCCAGGTCAAGAAAGATGGCTCTGGGAACATGTTTCCCTGCCCCTGTCTCACTGAAGAAGGTGTTGAAAGAGTCATCTCCTCCTCCGATAGTTTTGTCACTGGGCATCTGTCCATCTGGCTGGATCCCATGTTCCAGGCAGTACAGCTCCCAACATGCATTTCCAATCTGAGCACCAGCTTGGCCCACATGAATAGAGATACATTCACGCTGCAAAGAGTGAGCAACACTGTTCAGTTACCAGAAGCATCTGGTTACTGTTCACATTCGCATTCTGCCAACTGCGATTTTATTGAACTACCTCAGTTCTGTTAACATATTCTATTTTACTTAATATGTCTGTTATGAAGTGATtaagataaaaacaacacacacacaatatctaCTGTCAAAATGTTATAGAATACAGTAGCGTGCACATCTTACCATATTTAATCGCTCTTCTCCAATGTCCAGGTATCGGTAAGAAGATGCAGTACTAAGCAAACCTGTGTTACTCGGCTCTTATATACCTGCAGCCGTGGGTGAACAATGATTTGATCTGAGCTGTAATCAGAGACCTTATTGATGAGACCAGGATAAGATCACTTGCTTGACAGGCATAGACACAATGCAAAAGGAGGTCACCACCCTGTTCATTgttcattcagtgttttgtacTGATGTGCATTTGCACCTCAAATTTcagaaagcagaagcagaacCCCAGATGAGGGGAAGGTGACCTACAGTTGTTTCAGTTGGCAGTTTAAAATACCTGCCTTTAATTACAGACAACAACTCTTACCGTTTTGTATTAACAACATTTATGATCAGCAGTAGAGTCTGAGAAAGAAAGCTTAAGAGTGTGATTGTAAAAGACCTATGTACCCTGCTGTGCAACAATTAgtctttagaagaagaaaacagaagaagaagaagaagaagaagaagaagaagaagagcataATAATGGCAACTGTTATAAACAAAAGTACAATTTTCTAGATACATATAAAAGGAAATCCATTGTGCGCTACTCATACCGATTTCCCACATACCCACTCTATAGTAAGATGTGCTCTTTCCTGGTTATTCCTCAAACCCTTGGGAGAGCGGAGAAACTAAATACATGTGAATCGTCTCATGATGCATCAGCTGAATGAATGGAGTTAACCGCAAATGCCTCCTAGAATGGTGTCACCGTACAAGTGCAGGAAACCACAGAAACACTCCTTAAATaatgcaaacacagcacaaaagCATGGTAGTATCTGTCCACTTGCTCTTATCATTACAATCCTATTTGTAAATCTGTGTAGTTCATACGTTCACAGCTCTGCTCAACATGGCGTCAGGGTAGCAGCGAAGTAGCTGCCCTTTTTTCAGCTGGCAGGAATAATCTAAACTGTGGATACATGCCCAgctctgtgacatttaaaacaagtcaaacaacTTTTAAGATGTACTACAGTATAATGTTAGAGTTCAAACCGTGTAGGTGTTTAGGTTTAggtgtaaaaaacattttaaaaaatgatttcttcacgcagaaatatatacagtattagcACACGAAGATGTTGCCTTTATTCAAAATACATAGTGAATGACAATCATATGTGCAGATTACAGAAACATAACACTAAGATAAACTAACCTGGGTGACTTTAAGCCTGTACAGCTTGAAACACTTTGTGGCAGCCAGGAAGTTCAGACTGATATCAGTGTCAACTCTTCCATTATTTGtctttcactgttcactgttcagTTCCTTTCCTGCGGCTGTGAGACTCCACTGTAACAAATAGGGTAATTAAAGTTGGTATCACATCATTTCAACACCTCCAAAGCAAAGATATGTCAGCAGTGTACAATATGTCCAGTTAAAATACTGCAGTTGCATGTCAGTGCTTAACAGGTGATTTGTTTCTTAGAGACAAGATGGggatattattattagataaaGTAAGAAATCACTcgttactgtgttttactgttcaACACCCAatctaaaaaatgtaaacacttatatatgttatataagTATTTGAGTGTGGTTTGTGTCCCAAGAGCTGTTAGTATCGTTGGATATCAATTGCACATCTACTGCTGTTGTCTCCACACTGTAGGTGTTGCCTGATTCATAAAGCTATGACCCACTTCTATTGTTTGATAGTATAGGTCCTCAATGTCCCAAATATAAGTCTTCTCTGTGTAATGGATCATGATAATCATTGTGCTGGCAAAGacggaaagaaagaaagagcagttTAGTTGAagatattaatacaaaaaagcACTgatggtgcaaaaaaaaaaaaaactgctccaCACTGCTACTTTACTCACTCAGTAAATGATACTAAAGCAACTACGACCTCTAGCTTTCACTTTCTCACAGTGACAGTATATCATGTTAACATATACAGGCTGCATCCACAAGGAAACTGatttcacagaaaaaaagaaacctctAGACCTCTAAAGTAGCTTTCACAACGTTAGAGTGACAACACGTATTTAAGCTGTGTGTGAAATAACTATGGATTGATTTGTCTCTTCCATATCGACATGGGTTTGTTGTGCAAATTGTTGTGCAAGTAAACAAGGCTGATTTGATTTTCCAGGGCTTCGAAAGTGAAATACAAGTAATGAGGAGGCATCCTGGTGTTGGCATCATGATGGCTATGATGATAAACAGGTGTCAGAAGACAGAGTGCAGGCTGAACAGCCAAAGTCGGAGAGCCAAGGAGTGCCCGTGACAAGATTAACACCAACTGGCGATAACGTTACTTTGCAAACTAGTTTGCTGTTTCTCCATGCCTTGTGCTCTTAATGTGCTTTTAATCAACAGCAGGGTTTGTTTGGATGCTGTGTAAACAAAGCTCAGTTGCAGAGACATTTATTATCCTGCAAGCACTGGCACTCGTTTCCCAAAAAAGACGCGCACCAGTTATACCTCCATATATGAGATGAAGACCGTGCTCTTCTCCCCCTCTGTAATTACAATCATAACACAGTGACAGGATtttggaaacacaaaaagtgacATGCGCGCTCGCAGTGCGCGCTCTCGCCATGCGGACCGGTGGGAGTGGCTTGCAGCAGCAGATTGCGTGTGCGCTCCTCGCCCACCTGGCATTAGTTGCTCACTCGGACCACATTGACGGCCGctgtgaggtaaaaaaaaaaaaaaacctggagcCAACTGCAAGTCGATTATCTTTCCACGCACTTTCTGCTTAAAAGACCACAATGGTAAGTGGGATTTTGCTTCtgactgcaaaaaaacaaaaaaacaaacctccaCTCCAGTGTTTTTcaagtttttgttgttgtttttgtttttttacttactaaATGTTTTGCCTGTATGCAGTAATATTGTGCTTCAGTAAATAATCAATATATAAATTAGTGTGGAAATGTGCATTGCAACAACTCTGAAGCCTCCCTGCGTCAGAAATAGCTCTCACTCCCTGTGACTGGCAGTAAAGCTGAGCTGGCTGCTGGATGAGCAGGTGCTGATGATCAGTCTGCATTTCCAGCACatgaggagagaaaatattaataatagatTTGCCTTagattatacacacacaccatcgTTTTAAAATGATATAGAGGAGCTCTTCTTCATTATCTAGCATTGATTTTTAGATTGAGAAATCATTTCCAAACAGCCTGCTCACTTTGCGGAGAGAGAAATGAGGCTAAATGGAGACTGTTCAACTGTAACAGCgattaaaaaatgtttccataCAGTATAGTAAAGTAAAGATGATTGTTGTTCCTAGTAATTGTTATGGCTggtaacacacacgcacacgcacacacacacacacacacacacacacagtcattgaCATATTGAATTTCCTACCCTtaccatcacaactaaatgcctAACCTTAAACGTcaccctaaaacctagtcttaaccctgaGGGCTTGTGGGGGACTgattaaaatgtcctcacaagacCAGTCTCTGAACAAAATTTGTCCACACGCTGAAAAAAAGATATTCACACCCACACCTTGTCTTCTGTCAGCACAGTGTAATATCAACAGAGTTTGTTAGCATTGTCAGTGCTGCttataaaaactgaactgtaTCATTGTGTACCTAGCAGCCTGCACTACCACAGTATACCCGCCTTGATCAAATAGTCCCGACCTATCCATGCATCCTAGTTCCTGTATTCTTAAAGTGCTTTAAACTGATTAgtcatcaataaataataacatgtgGATCAGTGTGCCAAACTTGGGGGGTCAGAACGCCCGCCCAAAATTTATACATACAGTGCCCACTTTCTAGGGGAGATTTGGTCTGAGGGtggcaacaaaagaaaagagtcATCTACTTAATACCATgtataaaacaataaagaaaaaccgATGCAATTTAACATGTTAGACACAAACGTGTAAGTTCTATTTTTATTCAGTCCCAATTTTTTGTCAGCACATCTTTGGACAATTAAtcgaacaaaacaaaagtacGTATTCAAACACCACTTCTTTGAACAGGGCtctaaaatgtacataaaatgaGAAACTAAACAGCCTAGGCAAGACtagtttaaatcactttctCCACTCGCTTCGTTTAGGAGACATTATGACgattatgatttgtttttctgtcgCTCATGATAAGACATCTGCTGACCAGGTGTAGCCACTAACAAAACTGGAATGTCACATCCACGCCATGTCACTGCTCCTGTCGTGCACGGTGTGGCAGTTTAGGATACTTTGTCTTTTAGTTTCACTGTGAATTTACTGCTGCAGACTCATCGTTGTGGTAATAAAAATATCAGCAttcaagtgaaagaaaatgatgtAGCCTGCATTTAGCACGGTGAAGAGGACTTCCAGTAAATAGAAGACGAGCTGGCAGTGACCCCTCTATTGACGACTGCCGGTGTTTACTGTTAGGTGTCAAGTTAGCACGAGGAAACTAAAATAGCTGCTGCACAGAGCTCTGTGGAACTCAGTATGGAATTAGTGAAATTTAACAGACCCCTGGCTAAACCGTTTCTATCTGCTGCCCCCACCCCTCCAAACGGCGTCTACAGGAAGGGGAAAGTTAGGGTGCAGGCGATTTAAAAATAGCAGTGTGACATGAAACAGCCTGGAAATATAGGTCTTATGAAAGGCTGCCACTGGTCTACTGTGGGACAAAATGATATCGTGGAGGTGTTTAGTCTGCTTACCTGTTTAAACTAAGGCCCAGACAAGATATTCTAGCTTGATCCCTATAAAAAAAGTGATATTTGTGCCACAACAAATGttcctggtttgttttttttcctggttcATGTCAATGTAAATagaacattttgaattttaaaagcTGACATCGTTAAATGTTAATTAGCAGGATTGCCCACAACGGCCCAGTGCTGTCAAATAACAGTCTGTGTGTACAGCAACATAAAGTACAAGGAAAATGAGCTGGGAACAGTATTACAGACACCTAAGCAAGTTGCGTAGTGTTTAAATAATGAAGGTGATCTTCACAGCTCAAATGTTAAATGCTCAGTTGTTCTCAGAACTTGACCTACACTTTCACTTTTGTGAGGTTTGCTCATGCAGTCACATGAGATGcagtgacagctgcagcagatctgttttgcttgtgtgtctTTGCTTCCACCTCGTGGCAGAGTTTAACCTTCTTTCCCCTGTGCTGTCTGTGGCAGATTTTAAATTAGGCCTTTGGATTTCTGCAAAAG
This Anabas testudineus chromosome 21, fAnaTes1.2, whole genome shotgun sequence DNA region includes the following protein-coding sequences:
- the LOC113173645 gene encoding tubulin alpha-1A chain-like translates to MRECISIHVGQAGAQIGNACWELYCLEHGIQPDGQMPSDKTIGGGDDSFNTFFSETGAGKHVPRAIFLDLEPTVIDEVRTGTYRQLFHPEQLITGKEDAANNYARGHYTIGKEIIDLVLDRTRKLADQCTGLQGFLIFHSFGGGTGSGFTSLLMERLSVDYGKKSKLEFAIYPAPQVSTAVVEPYNSILTTHTTLEHSDCAFMVDNEAIYDICRRNLDIERPTYTNLNRLIGQIVSSITASLRFDGALNVDLTEFQTNLVPYPRIHFPLATYAPVISAEKAYHEQLSVADITNTCFEPANQMVKCDPRHGKYMACCLLYRGDVVPKDVNSAIAAIKTKRTIQFVDWCPTGFKVGINYQPPTVVPGGDLAKVQRAVCMLSNTTAIAEAWARLDHKFDLMYAKRAFVHWYVGEGMEEGEFSEAREDMAALEKDYEEVGTDNMGEDDGEEY